The following coding sequences lie in one Pontibacter sp. G13 genomic window:
- a CDS encoding serine hydrolase domain-containing protein gives MGNSSSAQAPQSSGEKRTPIQEFLKGFTQKQVEAYRANYTLPHLLKGGDDAVWWSLRTSEIFPTAILEAKQSVMELPKALQPAIGKIQADTKNFGSISLDEFMVHPESYAQGYLVVHNGKIVYENYQGMTEKDHHVWMSCGKILPGLAVDLLISDGKIDQEKTIGEYVPDFRDTAYGKIKVIDVMDMTPGLNSEENDQTRADPNSIATRLFLAEFGLTFQGKHERVKDVLKEAQVQNPPGQKLEYGSPHTQMLVVLVETVSEMPFAQFIDQRVYSKVGAESTLNLHLSPGGLACAHGIISSRLRDLARIGMLYTPSWDKIAVEQVVSPEIISRIQRGVRSRTFFRNGFDGPTFISRLNDDEVISNARQWDGVWEDGDFWKSGLQSQGIYVSPSRDLVIAFFSTNVPDDSAHRFLRPIATSGLFD, from the coding sequence ATGGGAAACTCAAGCAGCGCTCAAGCACCGCAATCATCGGGAGAAAAACGAACTCCCATTCAGGAATTCCTCAAAGGATTCACCCAGAAACAAGTCGAGGCATATCGGGCAAACTATACACTTCCTCATTTGCTCAAAGGTGGAGATGACGCTGTATGGTGGAGTCTTCGTACCTCGGAGATCTTCCCGACAGCCATTCTGGAAGCAAAGCAATCCGTTATGGAATTGCCCAAAGCCCTTCAACCAGCCATTGGCAAGATCCAAGCAGACACGAAAAATTTTGGCTCCATTTCCTTAGATGAATTCATGGTCCATCCCGAGAGCTATGCACAAGGATATCTCGTGGTTCACAACGGGAAAATCGTCTATGAAAACTATCAAGGGATGACCGAGAAGGATCACCACGTATGGATGTCCTGCGGTAAGATTCTGCCCGGGCTGGCGGTGGACCTGTTGATTAGTGATGGAAAAATAGACCAAGAAAAGACCATCGGAGAATATGTTCCAGACTTTCGGGATACCGCGTATGGCAAGATCAAGGTCATCGATGTGATGGACATGACTCCTGGACTCAATTCCGAAGAAAATGACCAAACCCGCGCTGACCCCAATTCCATCGCGACCCGCCTGTTTTTGGCGGAATTCGGGTTGACCTTCCAAGGGAAACATGAACGGGTGAAAGATGTCCTGAAAGAAGCACAGGTACAAAATCCCCCCGGACAAAAGCTGGAATATGGCTCTCCGCATACCCAAATGCTTGTGGTCCTAGTGGAAACGGTATCGGAAATGCCGTTCGCCCAATTCATCGATCAGCGGGTATACTCCAAGGTCGGCGCAGAAAGCACACTCAACCTACACCTCTCTCCGGGAGGGCTAGCTTGCGCCCACGGCATCATTTCGAGTAGGCTCCGAGATCTTGCAAGGATCGGGATGCTTTACACCCCTAGCTGGGACAAAATTGCTGTAGAGCAGGTGGTGTCTCCCGAGATCATCTCCCGCATTCAGCGTGGCGTTCGTTCTAGGACATTTTTCCGAAATGGATTTGATGGTCCCACATTCATCAGTCGACTGAACGATGATGAGGTAATCTCCAATGCCAGGCAATGGGATGGAGTCTGGGAGGATGGAGACTTCTGGAAATCCGGTCTCCAAAGCCAAGGAATCTATGTGTCGCCAAGCAGAGATCTGGTGATAGCCTTCTTCTCCACCAATGTCCCTGATGATTCAGCGCACCGTTTTTTGAGGCCCATCGCAACTTCTGGACTATTTGACTGA
- a CDS encoding RICIN domain-containing protein, with amino-acid sequence MKKLLRFSLWIPMIMTLLGGPVVLGQSNPTFNSGQDPKPSGKVWALVGNLSDEFSGTSLNTTKWKNTDPTRWVGRAPGLFKQNTVSVANGNMRITNYKLGSPEVVNGSTFTHACGHVISQNTGNVGYYYEARMKANKTFMSSTFWLINYKNEQTGCDQRVTELDIQECVGYINSTASWTQDFDQSMHSNTHSRNVSCGEPVGSRGDDTPTGGKVYDAYHTYGAWWKSATEIQFFLDGQYVYSVTPYADFDIPMYIKLVTETYDWNPVPADGGMTGTWTERTTFYDWVRTWKLEDAPSGQLIANGRYAIKNKADNKYLGAPEWPAVGNNFNAITVTPGAYNDQRWDFEHLGNDVYRIKLACCTRYLEVPYANCANGSNVGTWTAATASHQKWKLEKVGNYYMFKPTHCTSRAMDRSPNSGSASTYNNDNVHLWNASSTNDNQLWEIIPNASARLGETTQAARADLVVAPQPVSGTDLNVTFDMLAEGTADLVLFDLKGQTIYQRHYPKLQAGQVQLRVPATETSKLAAGMYIMRVTGNDGIPQVAKVWVK; translated from the coding sequence GTGAAAAAACTTCTCCGATTCTCGCTGTGGATTCCGATGATCATGACCCTACTAGGTGGGCCAGTGGTTCTCGGTCAATCCAACCCTACTTTCAATTCAGGCCAGGACCCCAAGCCATCCGGCAAGGTCTGGGCACTTGTGGGAAATCTCTCCGATGAATTCAGCGGAACTTCCCTCAACACCACCAAATGGAAAAATACCGATCCTACCAGATGGGTCGGACGCGCACCTGGCCTCTTCAAGCAAAATACCGTCTCGGTGGCCAACGGGAATATGCGCATCACAAATTACAAGCTCGGTTCGCCGGAAGTAGTGAATGGTAGCACGTTCACCCATGCTTGTGGCCACGTCATTTCACAAAACACCGGAAACGTCGGGTACTATTACGAAGCCCGCATGAAGGCCAACAAGACCTTCATGTCTTCGACGTTCTGGCTGATCAACTACAAAAACGAGCAGACGGGTTGTGATCAACGCGTCACCGAATTGGACATTCAGGAATGTGTCGGCTATATCAACAGCACCGCTAGCTGGACCCAAGATTTCGACCAGTCCATGCACTCCAATACCCACAGCCGAAATGTCAGCTGCGGAGAGCCCGTGGGTTCTCGTGGGGACGACACCCCTACGGGTGGCAAAGTTTACGATGCGTACCACACCTATGGAGCGTGGTGGAAAAGTGCCACAGAGATCCAGTTCTTCCTCGACGGGCAGTATGTCTACAGCGTGACTCCCTACGCCGACTTCGACATTCCGATGTACATCAAATTGGTGACAGAAACCTACGATTGGAACCCTGTGCCTGCTGATGGAGGGATGACCGGTACTTGGACGGAGCGCACGACCTTCTACGACTGGGTGCGCACGTGGAAATTGGAAGATGCCCCATCCGGTCAATTGATTGCGAATGGCCGCTACGCCATCAAAAACAAGGCTGACAACAAATATCTAGGCGCTCCAGAATGGCCGGCAGTTGGCAACAACTTCAACGCCATCACCGTGACACCGGGCGCATACAATGACCAGCGGTGGGACTTCGAGCACCTCGGAAATGATGTGTACCGGATTAAGCTCGCTTGTTGCACTCGATATCTGGAAGTGCCTTATGCCAACTGTGCCAATGGATCAAATGTAGGTACTTGGACGGCAGCAACAGCTTCTCACCAGAAATGGAAGCTCGAAAAGGTAGGAAACTACTACATGTTCAAACCCACCCACTGTACTTCCCGAGCGATGGATCGCAGCCCCAACAGCGGGTCGGCCTCTACCTACAACAATGACAATGTGCATCTCTGGAATGCCAGTAGCACCAACGACAACCAGCTTTGGGAAATCATCCCCAATGCCAGTGCCCGATTGGGAGAAACGACCCAAGCCGCCAGAGCCGATTTGGTGGTCGCGCCTCAACCTGTGTCCGGAACTGATCTGAATGTCACATTCGATATGCTGGCGGAAGGAACTGCAGACCTCGTACTGTTTGACCTCAAGGGACAGACGATTTACCAACGCCATTACCCCAAGTTGCAGGCAGGACAAGTTCAGCTGAGAGTTCCAGCTACGGAAACGAGCAAACTAGCAGCTGGCATGTACATCATGCGGGTAACCGGAAACGACGGAATCCCTCAGGTGGCCAAAGTCTGGGTAAAATAA
- a CDS encoding RICIN domain-containing protein: MKKHLLLPMGIYLLFMVSMQAAFGQTSPTFSTGQDPKPSDKTWKLVEGLSDEFNGTFLDSMKWKNTDPTKWIGRAPGLFQKSAVSVANGDMRITNDELPAPETVNGTQFTHSCGHVISQNRGQVGFYFEARFKANKTFMSSTFWLINYKNEFSGCDSRTTELDIQECVGQINTTAGWAQSFDETIHSNTHSRNVTCNEPEGSEGGNAPTSGKVYDDYHVYGAWWKSPTEVQFFLDGQHVYTVTPKADFDLPMYIKLVTETYDWNPVPADGGMTGTWADRTTYYDWVRVWRLVEDYDPSVQLISDGRYTIKNKSVERNLGAPLWAHVGNNHDAILVQPGDFNDQRWDFTHLGNNVYQIKLACCNRYLAVPDSGCVDGSNAHTSLSADSTFQQWQVSKIDGFYQLKPVHCPSHALYRKPNSGTPENQWTDNAELVISDDLDDNQLWEIFSDISSGLFGPSTHSDLGMVVSPQPVSGSDLTIRFQQPATSDVALALYGLNGQLVYERTYPNILRGKAQLKINAEKLSQLAAGMYLLKMTTQDSVVSTTKVMVK; this comes from the coding sequence GTGAAAAAGCATTTACTCCTCCCAATGGGGATATACCTCCTGTTCATGGTTTCGATGCAGGCGGCATTTGGCCAGACGAGTCCCACCTTTTCGACCGGGCAAGACCCCAAACCTTCAGACAAGACTTGGAAGCTCGTAGAAGGCCTTTCCGATGAATTCAACGGAACCTTCCTCGATTCTATGAAATGGAAAAATACCGATCCTACCAAATGGATTGGTCGTGCTCCGGGCCTCTTCCAAAAAAGCGCAGTATCCGTGGCCAATGGCGATATGCGCATCACCAACGATGAACTCCCAGCACCCGAAACCGTCAACGGGACCCAATTCACCCATTCCTGTGGGCATGTCATTTCCCAAAACCGTGGGCAGGTAGGCTTCTATTTCGAAGCACGATTCAAGGCCAACAAGACCTTCATGTCCTCGACGTTCTGGCTGATCAACTACAAAAATGAATTCTCAGGTTGCGACAGCCGAACCACTGAGTTGGATATTCAGGAATGCGTGGGTCAGATCAATACTACCGCCGGCTGGGCACAATCCTTTGATGAGACCATTCACTCCAACACCCATAGCCGAAACGTGACCTGCAATGAGCCAGAAGGCTCTGAGGGGGGCAATGCTCCCACGAGCGGCAAGGTGTATGATGATTACCATGTCTATGGCGCTTGGTGGAAAAGTCCGACGGAGGTTCAATTCTTCCTCGATGGTCAGCATGTCTACACCGTAACCCCCAAAGCGGATTTTGACCTTCCCATGTATATCAAGCTCGTCACCGAAACCTACGATTGGAATCCGGTCCCAGCAGATGGCGGGATGACTGGAACCTGGGCGGATCGCACGACCTATTACGACTGGGTCCGGGTATGGAGATTGGTGGAAGACTACGATCCTTCCGTTCAGTTGATCAGCGACGGCAGATATACCATCAAGAACAAATCTGTAGAACGCAATCTTGGGGCTCCGCTCTGGGCGCATGTAGGCAACAACCACGATGCCATCTTGGTCCAGCCGGGCGATTTCAATGATCAAAGATGGGACTTCACGCACTTGGGCAACAACGTCTACCAGATCAAGTTGGCATGTTGCAACCGCTATCTGGCAGTGCCAGACTCAGGATGTGTGGATGGCTCAAATGCTCATACCTCCCTTTCTGCGGATTCGACCTTCCAACAATGGCAGGTGTCCAAGATTGATGGATTCTATCAACTCAAACCCGTTCATTGTCCGTCCCACGCGCTTTATCGCAAGCCAAATAGTGGAACGCCAGAGAACCAATGGACCGACAACGCCGAGCTCGTCATTTCTGACGACTTGGATGACAATCAGCTCTGGGAAATCTTCTCCGACATCAGTTCTGGCTTGTTTGGGCCCAGTACGCATTCAGACTTGGGCATGGTAGTTTCCCCCCAGCCAGTTTCTGGATCTGACCTCACCATCCGCTTTCAACAACCTGCTACCTCAGATGTTGCGCTGGCGCTGTACGGACTGAATGGTCAATTGGTGTATGAACGCACGTATCCCAATATCCTAAGAGGAAAAGCCCAACTCAAGATCAATGCCGAGAAACTCAGCCAATTGGCCGCCGGCATGTACCTGCTCAAAATGACTACACAGGATTCGGTGGTTTCCACGACGAAGGTCATGGTGAAATAG
- a CDS encoding DUF4230 domain-containing protein: MQKLKFTFLLALLLVGIVAGFFLRNAFKKKGYHPIAASSIFKKIEHVKQLRLVSYYSEELVVLGEQREFLTELAEKKETVNRLNSEISTLQQQITLTEQGLEQLKVLDGTFVSQLPELNAELIYRSTMLNVVSGLNVKNFTQQQADSLSNWYEADILANLKLGQLLALKDSLAKNQQDRDDRTITRKVYKDRKSAINELLEPFDQGLKAFADAKSQTLEDKIKSLKQSITKTEKRERKTAKIRSDNLAEYRKRLSELKDELWQSSFKLEEATRDLSIAEQELADAQSDPLTGKAAGLDPKILMTLPAELYVYMDLTQIQINEDSLESKILYVQLPEIEADSVFLDVASSRVDALDNSTFTTKGQRAYHMLLEQLKLALLNKSQKVRQEAIDAGVLSEAQFMAENYVGKFFGSMGVEVRFEQLVPEADSVSTGDSTLAAIPMLHPEKASVEELDFLPLELAMMIAQP; this comes from the coding sequence ATGCAAAAGCTCAAATTCACCTTCCTATTGGCGCTACTCTTGGTGGGAATCGTCGCGGGTTTTTTTCTGCGGAATGCCTTCAAGAAAAAAGGATATCATCCCATTGCGGCTAGCTCTATTTTCAAGAAAATCGAGCATGTCAAACAGCTTCGGTTGGTCTCCTATTATTCGGAAGAATTGGTCGTCCTTGGGGAGCAACGGGAATTTCTGACCGAACTTGCCGAGAAAAAAGAAACGGTCAACCGCCTCAATTCGGAGATCTCCACCCTCCAGCAGCAGATTACCCTCACCGAGCAAGGCCTTGAGCAGCTCAAGGTATTGGATGGGACCTTTGTGAGTCAGCTCCCAGAGTTGAATGCCGAACTCATCTATCGGTCCACCATGCTCAATGTAGTGAGCGGGCTCAATGTGAAGAACTTCACCCAACAACAAGCGGATTCGCTTTCCAACTGGTACGAGGCGGATATTTTGGCCAATCTCAAGCTCGGCCAACTGCTGGCACTCAAGGATTCGCTTGCAAAGAATCAGCAGGATCGCGACGATCGGACTATCACTCGCAAAGTCTACAAAGACCGGAAATCAGCTATAAACGAATTACTGGAACCTTTTGATCAAGGCCTGAAGGCATTTGCGGATGCCAAATCTCAAACGCTGGAAGACAAGATCAAGAGTCTCAAGCAATCCATCACCAAAACCGAGAAAAGAGAGCGGAAGACCGCCAAAATTCGGTCCGATAATTTGGCGGAGTACCGCAAGCGTCTGTCAGAGCTGAAAGATGAACTCTGGCAATCTTCCTTCAAGCTTGAGGAAGCTACCCGAGACTTGAGCATTGCCGAGCAGGAACTGGCAGATGCCCAATCAGATCCGCTCACAGGAAAAGCTGCGGGACTCGATCCCAAGATCTTGATGACTTTGCCGGCCGAGCTGTATGTCTACATGGATTTGACCCAGATCCAAATCAATGAAGATTCGCTGGAAAGCAAGATCCTCTATGTCCAGCTTCCCGAAATCGAGGCGGACTCGGTTTTCTTGGACGTGGCTTCTTCCCGCGTAGATGCCTTGGACAATTCCACCTTCACGACCAAAGGTCAACGAGCCTACCACATGCTATTGGAGCAACTCAAGCTCGCGCTATTGAACAAAAGCCAGAAAGTCCGTCAGGAGGCCATCGATGCTGGGGTACTGTCTGAGGCCCAATTCATGGCGGAAAATTATGTGGGAAAATTCTTTGGGTCCATGGGCGTTGAAGTACGATTTGAGCAGCTCGTGCCAGAGGCCGATAGCGTATCGACGGGAGATTCCACCCTCGCCGCAATCCCGATGCTTCATCCGGAAAAGGCATCCGTGGAGGAGCTGGATTTTTTGCCTTTGGAATTGGCGATGATGATCGCGCAGCCTTAG
- a CDS encoding GNAT family N-acetyltransferase yields the protein MNLLLAADPSRALIERYLASGTCFVASKEHEMVGVMVLDIIDAHTLEIKNISVEDSHQRQGIGTALLSHAEQECQRMGCNTLLIATGNSSIGQLALYQKCGFEMVRIERNFFLERYETPIFEDGIPCKHQVVLEKRIGEKNR from the coding sequence ATGAATCTTCTCCTCGCGGCAGATCCTTCTCGGGCTTTGATTGAGCGATATCTGGCGTCTGGAACCTGCTTTGTCGCTTCAAAAGAGCATGAAATGGTCGGGGTGATGGTATTGGACATAATCGATGCGCATACCTTGGAGATCAAAAATATCTCCGTTGAGGACTCCCACCAGAGGCAGGGAATTGGGACCGCCCTCCTCAGCCATGCAGAACAGGAATGCCAGCGGATGGGCTGCAACACCCTCCTGATCGCCACCGGTAATTCCAGCATCGGTCAATTGGCACTCTACCAGAAATGCGGATTCGAGATGGTGCGGATTGAGCGAAACTTCTTCTTGGAGCGCTACGAAACACCGATTTTCGAGGATGGGATCCCATGCAAGCACCAGGTTGTGTTGGAGAAGAGGATAGGGGAGAAAAATCGATAG
- a CDS encoding DUF4230 domain-containing protein, with translation MSQDTSDQTGTPPANSPNVQDRLTRIEEFLYENVEERVNHPVFFRNLLYVCIIASVCWLGWWGIKLISKPPARRPIVEKIHQIRQLGELHLVKHHSNSIIPVYKDQKKDKKKLRLVMVSPAVVSGYINLDELKTEILPDSMIKIHLPQPQVSKVQLDYRNTEELPISETWLDFENIQWGKAFGQIQLGIGDAQDSVRARAIRMNIEGDVWKQAEAFLKTQVEMVGYQPIFVRPESTPKFGQGALKAEISRLLDQENLSGEDQKVLKLLLKQLVK, from the coding sequence ATGTCCCAAGACACCTCGGACCAAACCGGAACTCCTCCGGCAAACTCGCCCAACGTCCAAGATCGCCTGACCCGGATTGAGGAATTTCTCTACGAGAACGTAGAGGAGCGAGTGAATCATCCTGTCTTTTTCCGCAATCTGCTGTATGTGTGCATCATCGCTTCGGTGTGTTGGCTGGGATGGTGGGGAATTAAGCTGATTTCCAAGCCGCCTGCTCGCCGACCCATTGTGGAGAAGATCCACCAGATTCGTCAGTTGGGAGAATTACACTTAGTGAAACATCACAGCAATAGCATCATTCCGGTTTATAAGGATCAAAAGAAGGATAAGAAGAAATTACGGCTGGTGATGGTCAGCCCTGCCGTGGTGTCAGGCTATATCAATCTCGATGAGCTCAAGACCGAGATTCTTCCCGATAGCATGATCAAAATCCATCTCCCACAACCGCAGGTATCCAAGGTCCAATTGGACTATCGCAACACCGAAGAATTGCCGATATCCGAGACGTGGCTAGACTTTGAGAATATCCAGTGGGGCAAGGCATTTGGTCAGATACAGCTCGGGATTGGGGATGCCCAAGACTCGGTGCGCGCTCGCGCCATCCGGATGAATATCGAGGGCGATGTATGGAAACAAGCAGAGGCATTCCTCAAGACCCAGGTCGAGATGGTGGGCTATCAGCCGATATTCGTTCGTCCGGAATCCACTCCCAAGTTTGGGCAAGGCGCCTTGAAAGCTGAGATCAGCCGACTGCTCGATCAGGAGAACTTATCGGGAGAAGATCAGAAGGTACTGAAACTCCTCTTGAAACAATTGGTCAAATAA
- a CDS encoding DUF2391 family protein, protein MQEIEPKVEVKESTIKRIGGYLHRIVPIADKSGKIISYALRPLMLEFKPRDIMQVVVGASLLAIPVSLTEEAWVLGAELPIANVGAIALLSLLMISIFIYFNFYRMTFKGYIFEFVKRVIGTYLISILVVGLILTIIEKCPWGTDHVLAIKRIVIVSFPAAMSGTLSDTIK, encoded by the coding sequence ATGCAAGAAATAGAGCCCAAAGTAGAGGTAAAGGAATCCACGATAAAGCGGATTGGCGGTTATTTGCATCGCATTGTGCCTATCGCAGACAAGTCAGGAAAAATCATCAGTTATGCATTGAGACCCCTCATGCTGGAATTCAAGCCTCGGGATATCATGCAGGTAGTAGTAGGGGCTTCTCTGTTGGCTATTCCTGTATCGTTGACAGAAGAAGCATGGGTACTTGGCGCGGAATTGCCCATCGCCAATGTTGGAGCCATTGCCTTACTTTCGTTGTTGATGATTTCCATTTTCATCTATTTCAATTTTTATCGAATGACCTTTAAGGGGTATATCTTCGAATTTGTGAAACGGGTGATTGGAACCTATCTGATTTCAATTCTGGTGGTGGGCTTGATTCTCACGATCATAGAGAAATGTCCGTGGGGAACTGATCATGTCTTGGCCATCAAACGAATCGTAATCGTATCGTTTCCTGCTGCTATGAGTGGGACTTTGAGTGATACCATCAAATAA
- a CDS encoding family 43 glycosylhydrolase, with product MKKLLPLLIFLAGCTIQQETSISTGVHPDAKQVDLIVPEHGMADPHAWVQNDTVFIICGHDESWLGRGSFRMDRWEIWSSTNLEDWTFHSSILPKDTYIGDLPNCWAGDICERDGKYYWFFSNRNINTGVVVADQITGPYRDELGEPLLPKGIVPVHAYDPEIYMEDGVYTICFGSGTYYMATLAEDMMSLETEPTPILVKDDEGKKMGTGDKSTLFKRDGWYYLVWGSKYAMSRELYGPYHYQGPFLDGGHTSFFDWDGQKYVLQENHDISAFYRGASLKPVFFHEDGTIIIPENDRWFPGPGRPFRFERSTMGWRSLDGSTIDMQEGKLTGTLQAAGATVVSAPWLYTDLQACSQITVKLKNASPATQMEISIFSRNQGADFWRTQTDEIDWTQQTWITYPIEAHDPDFRSYTLSLEEFPDLRQRLMQVGLRPATNASEGTWEIEEIVIE from the coding sequence ATGAAGAAACTTCTCCCACTTCTTATTTTCCTTGCTGGATGCACCATTCAACAAGAAACGTCCATTTCGACTGGTGTACACCCCGATGCCAAACAGGTAGATCTGATCGTGCCTGAACATGGCATGGCCGATCCTCATGCTTGGGTTCAAAATGATACCGTATTCATCATTTGTGGGCATGATGAATCTTGGCTGGGGCGTGGCTCATTCCGGATGGATCGATGGGAAATTTGGTCCTCTACCAATCTCGAGGATTGGACCTTCCACAGCAGCATTCTCCCCAAGGATACCTACATCGGCGATTTGCCCAACTGTTGGGCAGGAGATATCTGCGAACGCGACGGCAAATACTATTGGTTCTTCTCCAATCGAAATATCAATACGGGCGTGGTGGTCGCAGATCAGATTACAGGTCCATATCGCGATGAGCTTGGTGAACCGCTTCTCCCGAAAGGCATTGTGCCTGTGCATGCCTATGATCCGGAAATCTACATGGAGGATGGGGTGTACACCATCTGTTTTGGTTCTGGAACCTATTACATGGCCACGCTTGCCGAGGATATGATGTCGTTGGAAACAGAACCAACACCGATTTTGGTGAAGGATGATGAAGGCAAAAAGATGGGCACTGGGGACAAATCTACCCTGTTCAAACGAGATGGTTGGTACTATCTCGTTTGGGGGTCGAAATATGCCATGTCCAGAGAGTTGTATGGTCCATACCACTATCAAGGGCCGTTTTTGGATGGAGGCCATACCAGTTTTTTCGATTGGGATGGGCAGAAATATGTTTTGCAGGAGAATCACGACATCTCTGCCTTCTATCGAGGAGCGAGCCTGAAACCCGTATTTTTCCATGAGGACGGAACCATTATCATTCCGGAGAATGACCGCTGGTTTCCGGGACCTGGACGTCCTTTTCGGTTTGAGCGGAGCACGATGGGTTGGCGATCTTTGGACGGGTCAACCATCGATATGCAGGAAGGGAAATTGACGGGTACGCTCCAGGCTGCAGGAGCTACAGTAGTGAGTGCGCCTTGGCTGTACACAGATTTGCAAGCATGTTCACAGATTACCGTCAAGCTCAAAAATGCCTCTCCAGCTACCCAGATGGAGATTTCGATTTTTTCGCGAAATCAAGGAGCTGATTTCTGGCGTACGCAAACGGACGAAATTGATTGGACACAGCAGACTTGGATTACCTATCCGATCGAGGCTCATGATCCAGACTTCCGCAGCTATACCCTTTCCTTGGAGGAATTCCCGGATCTTCGGCAAAGGCTCATGCAAGTGGGGCTTAGGCCTGCCACCAATGCTTCGGAGGGGACTTGGGAAATTGAGGAGATTGTGATAGAGTAA
- a CDS encoding penicillin-insensitive murein endopeptidase, translated as MDPVPSYRFVKYGQVRPKRGRLSGPEAYRILLDRIRMSPEEQTVFKAKYRNVLEQFGTHLLDNIYWYNRKIDIERNYQILYLAFSFGVLLLLPIIVGHLELRGSSWVVELSAVLTGVFALHSGIAEWLEKRNRIGTFWMASSSLKTRLYSLEDRWKPQGRTPFDQDSMAELAADLEAATRFAFQIQQAEQQVFFDSFSYPKFDLLGSVLKTRRQVRSLLGNVAAPASDHQHVHAPTPQERLETLTLQAPLANDSTEKPTVTPPATLLTGSVGVGGVNNLPDAAKVKDRLVALGFDWAELDADGQPADGMIDAIKLFQSIIWNRVKVISDTLVDGRIDVLGQTANRLFSDNPPKWSSLPESGPGYRYKVSKASNGDDRWGTNYLISAITEAGQHFHAANGGTKVFHVHELASKRGGKNGSHKTHQTGLDVDVRLTKLNGVPGGITYHSDQYDQEATRQTLQAFKQLPFKTYCIFNDPVLIAEELCVGDKDGATWHDNHIHIRVHVPQE; from the coding sequence ATGGACCCAGTCCCTTCTTATCGATTTGTGAAATATGGCCAAGTTCGCCCCAAACGCGGCCGACTATCAGGCCCCGAAGCCTACCGGATCTTGCTGGACAGGATTCGGATGTCTCCCGAAGAACAGACGGTTTTCAAGGCCAAATACCGCAATGTGCTGGAGCAATTTGGAACCCATCTGCTGGATAATATCTATTGGTACAACCGCAAGATCGATATCGAGCGCAACTATCAGATCCTGTATCTGGCCTTTTCATTTGGTGTACTCCTCCTACTGCCGATCATCGTCGGGCACCTCGAACTGAGAGGAAGTTCATGGGTGGTGGAACTTTCTGCCGTGTTGACAGGTGTATTTGCCCTGCATAGCGGTATCGCCGAATGGCTCGAAAAACGCAATCGGATCGGCACCTTCTGGATGGCTTCTTCTTCCCTCAAAACGCGCCTCTATAGCCTAGAGGATCGTTGGAAGCCCCAAGGCAGAACCCCATTCGATCAAGACAGCATGGCCGAATTGGCCGCAGACCTCGAAGCTGCCACTCGATTTGCCTTTCAAATCCAGCAAGCCGAGCAACAAGTATTCTTCGATTCATTCTCCTATCCCAAATTCGATCTGCTCGGCAGTGTCCTCAAAACCCGTCGACAAGTTCGGTCACTCCTTGGCAACGTAGCCGCCCCCGCCTCTGACCACCAGCATGTACATGCGCCCACCCCGCAAGAACGATTGGAAACCCTGACGCTACAGGCTCCATTGGCCAATGATTCCACAGAAAAACCAACGGTAACTCCTCCTGCGACCCTGCTGACGGGCTCGGTCGGCGTAGGCGGAGTCAACAACTTACCCGATGCCGCCAAGGTAAAAGATCGCCTCGTCGCACTGGGATTTGACTGGGCGGAATTGGATGCCGATGGACAGCCGGCAGACGGGATGATCGATGCGATCAAATTGTTCCAATCCATCATCTGGAATCGCGTAAAAGTCATCTCCGATACGCTAGTGGACGGCCGAATCGATGTATTGGGCCAGACTGCCAATCGCCTGTTTTCCGACAATCCCCCAAAATGGAGCAGCCTGCCGGAATCCGGTCCCGGCTACCGATACAAGGTCTCCAAGGCCTCCAATGGCGACGATCGCTGGGGGACCAATTACCTCATTTCTGCCATCACGGAAGCTGGTCAGCATTTCCATGCGGCAAACGGTGGGACCAAGGTGTTTCACGTCCATGAACTTGCCTCCAAGCGAGGTGGCAAAAATGGCTCCCACAAAACGCACCAGACCGGGCTAGATGTCGATGTACGGCTCACCAAACTCAACGGCGTTCCCGGCGGCATCACCTACCATTCCGACCAATACGATCAGGAAGCCACCCGTCAGACTCTTCAGGCATTCAAGCAGCTTCCCTTCAAGACCTACTGCATCTTCAATGATCCGGTCTTGATTGCCGAGGAGCTATGTGTGGGAGACAAGGACGGTGCTACTTGGCACGACAACCACATCCATATCCGGGTCCACGTCCCTCAGGAATAG